In the genome of Bacillus sp. S3, one region contains:
- a CDS encoding sodium:solute symporter family transporter, whose translation MTSLDLMIVLFYFAMLIGVGIYSSKKIGNESDFLVAGRRLGYGLYVPAMTAVVLGGASTFGSTKLGYQYGISGLWLVGMIGLGILGMGIFFTKKLSKLSIFSVSELLGNRFGNSSRYISGLVMAVYDIMVAVTAVVAIGVMFSALFGWSSTTAILVGGLIVVFYTMLGGMWAVTLTDVIQFWIMFIGLIGILIPIGIYHAGGASGLVNQVSPEFLNLTNIGGKAIFAYFLLFFFGMMIGQDIWQRAFTAKDEKILRRGTIYAGVLCIIYGIAGAVIGMVASVVVPGLADPQQALPQLVIKILPTGLIGILVAAVSSAVMSTASGTIMASSTIIVNDFILFKSKKNRTEKEKIKLTRIVTLIVGCIAILISLVLQDIIVALDVAYAILSGSIFIPVIAALFWKRVSAKVALSSMVISAIVVIGDLIIEGVSSLNAIIWGIVACALVMGIGTLFQNKNTPVVEEVNKNM comes from the coding sequence TGGAAATGAAAGCGATTTTTTGGTGGCAGGGAGAAGGCTCGGATATGGATTGTATGTCCCTGCTATGACTGCAGTTGTATTAGGTGGAGCATCGACATTTGGAAGTACGAAATTAGGATATCAATATGGTATTTCCGGGCTATGGTTGGTCGGGATGATAGGTCTGGGTATTTTAGGTATGGGCATCTTTTTTACTAAAAAACTTAGTAAACTTTCAATCTTCAGTGTAAGTGAACTGCTAGGAAATAGATTTGGAAATAGCAGCCGCTATATTAGCGGATTGGTCATGGCTGTTTATGACATCATGGTAGCTGTAACCGCTGTTGTTGCGATTGGTGTTATGTTTTCTGCATTATTTGGCTGGAGCAGTACAACAGCCATCCTAGTGGGTGGACTTATTGTCGTCTTTTACACCATGTTAGGGGGAATGTGGGCTGTAACGTTAACTGACGTGATTCAGTTCTGGATTATGTTTATCGGTTTGATAGGCATTTTAATTCCTATTGGAATCTATCATGCTGGTGGGGCATCGGGACTAGTGAATCAAGTTAGTCCGGAATTTCTAAATCTGACGAATATCGGTGGTAAAGCTATTTTTGCTTATTTCCTCTTATTTTTCTTTGGTATGATGATAGGTCAGGATATATGGCAGCGTGCGTTTACTGCCAAAGATGAAAAGATTCTGAGGAGAGGAACCATCTATGCAGGTGTACTTTGTATCATTTACGGTATTGCGGGTGCAGTAATTGGAATGGTAGCAAGTGTAGTCGTACCTGGCCTTGCCGATCCTCAACAAGCACTTCCACAACTGGTCATAAAAATCCTTCCAACAGGTTTGATTGGAATTTTAGTTGCAGCTGTATCTTCAGCTGTTATGTCCACAGCATCCGGGACCATCATGGCTTCTTCAACTATCATCGTAAATGATTTTATCCTATTTAAAAGTAAAAAAAATCGGACTGAAAAAGAGAAAATAAAGTTAACTCGAATTGTTACATTGATTGTAGGTTGTATTGCTATATTAATATCCCTTGTTCTTCAAGACATTATTGTTGCGCTGGATGTTGCCTATGCCATCCTTTCTGGCAGTATATTTATCCCGGTAATTGCTGCGTTGTTTTGGAAAAGAGTGTCAGCAAAAGTGGCCCTTTCATCAATGGTCATTAGTGCAATCGTCGTCATTGGTGATTTAATAATTGAAGGAGTTTCTTCACTAAACGCCATTATTTGGGGCATTGTTGCCTGCGCATTAGTAATGGGAATAGGGACTTTATTTCAAAATAAAAATACTCCAGTTGTTGAAGAGGTTAATAAGAATATGTAG